Within Vigna unguiculata cultivar IT97K-499-35 chromosome 2, ASM411807v1, whole genome shotgun sequence, the genomic segment AGTTCGATGCAAACGGCGACGGGAGAATCTCGTCGTCGGAACTGGGGTCCATGATGAAGTGCCTCGGCCAACACGCCACCGAAGAGGAGGTTTTCAGAATGATTCAAGACGTTGATTGCGACGGCGATGGGCACATCAATTTGCAGGAGTTCATCGAGTTAAACACCAAGGGTGTAGACCCCGACGAGGTCCTTGAGAATCTGAAAGAAGCATTTTCCATTTTCGACATCGACGGCAACGGCTCCATCACCGCCGAGGAGCTGCACATGGTCATGGCCAGCCTCGGCGACGCGTGCTCCATCGACGAGTGCCGGAGAATGATCGCCGGCGTCGACGGTGACGGTAACGGCATGATTAATTTCGAGGAGTTTAAGATCATGATGACAGGGAACACATAAATGAATAAACATGTCGACCCATCGAATCAAAaaaggttcttttttttttaattcaaaatttttggtCTCAAAATTTTGTCTTTTGTTCTTTAGCTTCTTTCGTTTTTCCCTCGACAAATCAACGTGGTTAGATGCGTTTAGGTGGGTGCGCGTGTTTCCTTAGttgtttttt encodes:
- the LOC114174336 gene encoding probable calcium-binding protein CML25, with the protein product MGLRSFFGKKKKLPKTTLSKSSSSSSKSSSLPMSLLSSPPPPPPSSLSLRQNHSRAAITEELEYVFRKFDANGDGRISSSELGSMMKCLGQHATEEEVFRMIQDVDCDGDGHINLQEFIELNTKGVDPDEVLENLKEAFSIFDIDGNGSITAEELHMVMASLGDACSIDECRRMIAGVDGDGNGMINFEEFKIMMTGNT